Proteins encoded by one window of Brevinematales bacterium:
- a CDS encoding 2Fe-2S iron-sulfur cluster binding domain-containing protein, with the protein MGKVNIKINGAPFVMDEGLTILEAARNVQIKVPTLCYHPDLPAWAACGLCVVKLEKSPKMFRACSTPIEEGMSITTHDPEIVEVRRTVLELMLSDHPNDCLRCPRNGNCELQKIAADFGIREVEFAQVTRDIPIDKSTASIELHPEKCIKCGRCVNVCQEMQSVYAIEFLGRGFSTRIAPAADVQLADSPCVKCGQCSAHCPVGAIYEKDETNRVWKALLDPEMHCVVQIAPAVRVAIGESFGYEIGTLLTGKLYAALRRVGFDAIFDTNFGADLTIMEEGSEFVELFTKKKNELPLITSCCPSWVDFLEKFDSDLIPHFSSAKSPHEMVGVLAKTYYAEKAGIDPSKIFMVSIMPCTAKKYEITRTDEMFSSGHQDVDVSLTTRELTRMIKAAGIDIENLPDDKADSILGEYAGAGTLFGATGGVMEAALRTAYRLITGRNLGHVEFEQVRGLDGIKKATIDIDGNDVHVAVAHGLSNVHALLDEVRLAKKNGEKMPYDFIEVMACRGGCVGGGGQPYGANDRVRRLRAKGIYHDDEGSKIRCSHDNPEIQNLYKEFLGAPLSEKSHHLLHTTYKPRPLYNK; encoded by the coding sequence GTGGGTAAAGTCAATATAAAAATAAACGGTGCGCCCTTCGTTATGGATGAGGGGCTCACGATACTCGAAGCCGCGAGGAATGTGCAAATCAAGGTTCCGACCCTCTGCTACCATCCCGACCTCCCCGCGTGGGCGGCCTGCGGACTCTGCGTCGTCAAGCTCGAAAAATCTCCCAAGATGTTCCGCGCATGCTCCACCCCGATAGAAGAGGGAATGAGCATTACCACGCACGACCCGGAGATAGTCGAGGTGCGCCGGACGGTGCTCGAACTGATGCTGTCCGACCATCCCAACGATTGTCTGCGGTGTCCCCGTAACGGGAACTGCGAGCTCCAGAAGATCGCGGCGGACTTCGGTATCCGCGAGGTCGAGTTCGCGCAGGTTACCCGTGATATCCCGATCGATAAATCGACCGCGTCCATAGAGCTCCACCCGGAGAAGTGTATCAAATGCGGGCGCTGCGTCAATGTATGCCAGGAAATGCAGAGCGTGTACGCGATAGAATTCCTCGGGCGCGGGTTCTCGACACGTATCGCGCCCGCCGCGGACGTTCAGCTCGCCGACAGCCCGTGCGTCAAGTGCGGACAGTGTTCGGCGCATTGCCCTGTCGGCGCGATCTACGAGAAGGACGAGACCAACCGCGTCTGGAAAGCGCTGCTCGACCCGGAAATGCATTGCGTGGTGCAGATAGCCCCCGCGGTGCGTGTCGCGATCGGCGAATCGTTCGGGTACGAGATCGGCACCCTGCTGACCGGTAAGCTCTACGCCGCGCTGCGCAGGGTCGGGTTCGACGCGATATTCGATACGAACTTCGGCGCCGACCTCACCATCATGGAAGAAGGTTCCGAGTTCGTCGAACTGTTCACCAAGAAGAAAAACGAGCTTCCGCTGATCACGTCCTGTTGCCCGTCATGGGTGGATTTCCTCGAGAAGTTCGACTCCGACCTCATCCCGCATTTCTCGTCGGCGAAATCCCCGCACGAGATGGTGGGCGTGCTCGCGAAAACTTATTACGCCGAAAAGGCGGGCATCGACCCGTCGAAGATATTCATGGTATCGATCATGCCTTGTACGGCAAAGAAATACGAGATTACCCGCACGGACGAAATGTTCTCGAGCGGGCACCAGGATGTGGATGTATCGCTGACCACCCGCGAACTGACGAGAATGATCAAGGCGGCGGGTATCGATATCGAGAATCTTCCCGACGATAAAGCCGACAGTATCCTCGGCGAATACGCCGGGGCGGGCACATTGTTCGGGGCGACCGGGGGCGTGATGGAAGCCGCGCTTCGCACTGCGTACCGCCTGATTACCGGGCGTAACCTCGGGCATGTGGAATTCGAACAGGTACGCGGCCTGGACGGTATCAAGAAGGCAACCATCGATATAGACGGTAATGACGTTCATGTGGCGGTCGCGCATGGGTTGTCCAATGTCCACGCGCTGTTGGACGAAGTACGTCTCGCGAAAAAGAACGGCGAAAAGATGCCCTACGATTTTATCGAGGTGATGGCGTGCCGGGGCGGATGCGTAGGCGGCGGAGGACAGCCTTACGGCGCTAACGACCGTGTCCGGCGTCTCCGCGCGAAGGGGATTTACCATGACGACGAGGGAAGCAAGATACGGTGCTCGCACGATAACCCGGAAATCCAGAACCTGTACAAGGAGTTTCTGGGCGCGCCGCTCAGCGAAAAATCGCACCATCTGCTGCATACGACCTATAAACCGAGGCCGTTATATAACAAGTAA
- the wbaP gene encoding undecaprenyl-phosphate galactose phosphotransferase WbaP, with the protein MKFHRIIKSFAQVLSLVIIDTLAYYVTLFLAVLTRTTLVHFLFKDIPPFFLTFQNAASMIWVPIVFLIMNQFERLYLNRIPFWEETRSLLKTSTLSILLIFLVIYFSAMFGPNTVLRILFVFIWIYSIIIFPLFRIIGKKLLFKMGIWKENVLILGCGPEALATIRGLQREDHLGYKVIGFLDDAKKNIGKRFDVDGKEYEVLGEIKNFTKYVNMLNIQTVFIAVRYENDEKLAHIINHVYRYVKRVILIPEIHGVSVFNSELHYLYAERLFMIRVRNSLKSGFNMAIKRIFDLVLSLIGFILILPFFLLIAFMVKITSRGRIFFGHLRVGKDGKDFKAWKFRTMYSDSEERLKKILGNPAAKKEWEANYKLKNDPRVTPLGKLLRKTSMDELPQIFNIFAGQMSLIGPRPVIREELEKYYGDFAEYYYSVKPGLTGLWQVSGRSDTDYDYRVQTDAWYVQNWNLWLDIIILFRTPLAVIRGKGAY; encoded by the coding sequence ATGAAATTTCACCGTATTATCAAATCATTTGCGCAGGTGTTATCCCTTGTTATTATAGATACCTTGGCATACTATGTGACTCTGTTTCTGGCCGTACTCACCCGTACCACATTGGTGCATTTCCTGTTCAAGGATATCCCCCCGTTTTTCCTGACGTTCCAGAACGCCGCGTCGATGATCTGGGTGCCGATCGTATTCCTGATTATGAACCAATTCGAGCGTCTTTACCTGAACCGTATCCCGTTCTGGGAGGAGACCCGTTCTCTCCTGAAAACCTCCACCCTCTCGATACTCCTGATATTCCTGGTCATCTACTTCAGCGCGATGTTCGGGCCGAATACGGTACTGCGAATCCTTTTTGTCTTTATATGGATATACTCTATTATAATTTTCCCCTTATTCCGCATCATAGGTAAAAAGCTGCTCTTCAAGATGGGAATATGGAAGGAGAACGTGCTGATCCTCGGATGCGGCCCCGAAGCATTGGCGACTATCCGCGGACTTCAGCGGGAAGACCACCTCGGATATAAGGTGATCGGTTTCCTCGACGACGCGAAGAAGAATATCGGGAAACGTTTCGACGTCGACGGGAAAGAGTACGAGGTGCTGGGGGAGATTAAGAATTTTACGAAATATGTGAATATGCTGAATATCCAGACCGTGTTCATCGCGGTACGTTACGAAAACGATGAAAAACTCGCGCATATCATCAACCATGTCTACCGTTATGTCAAACGGGTTATCCTGATCCCGGAAATCCACGGGGTGTCGGTATTCAACTCGGAACTCCATTACCTGTATGCGGAACGCCTCTTTATGATACGCGTCCGCAACAGTCTGAAATCCGGGTTCAATATGGCAATCAAGCGGATATTCGACCTCGTCCTGTCGCTGATAGGGTTTATCCTCATACTGCCGTTCTTCCTGCTGATCGCGTTCATGGTGAAAATCACATCGCGCGGGAGAATCTTTTTCGGGCATTTGCGCGTAGGGAAGGACGGGAAGGACTTCAAGGCGTGGAAATTCCGCACGATGTACAGCGATTCGGAAGAGCGTCTGAAGAAAATTCTCGGCAACCCCGCCGCGAAGAAGGAATGGGAAGCCAACTATAAGCTGAAGAACGACCCGCGCGTCACTCCGCTCGGAAAGCTCCTTCGTAAGACCAGTATGGACGAACTCCCCCAGATTTTCAATATTTTTGCCGGGCAGATGAGCCTGATCGGCCCGCGCCCCGTCATTCGCGAGGAACTGGAAAAGTACTACGGCGATTTCGCTGAGTACTATTACTCCGTCAAGCCCGGCCTCACCGGACTCTGGCAGGTATCCGGCCGCAGCGATACCGACTACGATTACCGTGTCCAGACCGATGCGTGGTATGTCCAGAACTGGAATCTCTGGCTCGATATCATCATCCTCTTCCGTACCCCCCTTGCCGTCATCCGCGGAAAAGGGGCTTATTAA